Proteins from a single region of Fischerella sp. PCC 9605:
- a CDS encoding ISKra4 family transposase: MNNRQSILSHISDTLQDLPECHHLEEFVGEFYNMWLKLGKFVQQSLFQALIEEKEAEYSHPRTKREKRYYTPLGEMVLVRRAYETTDGIKVLVDEELGLPKDKWLPMVLELACALGVSSEFPNSHSLFQKWTTLNLTQKTLALQVEKVGNQLQSQEFKVECDIDLSSQLSVDNLESEQADLLYVGVDGVMTPLNQKQGYKEAKVGVIFWNKDHQKVGKKRGVIRQREYVATLKSRKEFRDRVSQLYNQVAGQKPTKTVLIGDGAHWIWSMASEQFPGAVEILDFFHLSEYVWAVAKAAYPNKEDSQKDWVKTQQQLLKKSEWTTVIENCHQFPKKKKDLKRAITDLERYLTNNQSRIDYHSYLKAGLMIGSGVVESSNRRVVTQRLKQAGMHWSFFGAEGVMALRAAYLSNSTRWSNFWSSLSYNQSS, encoded by the coding sequence ATGAACAACCGCCAATCAATTCTGTCTCATATCAGTGACACACTCCAGGACTTACCGGAGTGTCACCATTTAGAAGAATTTGTGGGCGAATTTTACAATATGTGGCTAAAATTAGGGAAATTTGTGCAACAAAGCTTATTCCAAGCCTTAATTGAAGAAAAAGAAGCCGAATACTCACATCCGAGAACTAAACGAGAAAAAAGATATTACACCCCATTAGGTGAAATGGTTCTTGTACGTAGAGCTTATGAGACAACAGATGGTATTAAAGTCCTAGTTGATGAAGAGTTAGGGCTACCAAAAGATAAATGGCTACCAATGGTATTAGAATTAGCCTGTGCCTTGGGAGTCAGTAGTGAATTTCCAAATTCTCACTCTTTGTTTCAAAAATGGACAACGCTAAATTTGACACAAAAAACCTTAGCGTTGCAAGTAGAAAAGGTAGGAAATCAACTACAAAGCCAAGAATTTAAAGTTGAATGTGATATTGATTTGAGTTCACAGTTGTCAGTAGATAATTTAGAGTCAGAGCAAGCAGATTTATTATATGTGGGAGTTGATGGAGTCATGACTCCCTTGAATCAAAAACAAGGATATAAAGAAGCAAAAGTTGGTGTAATTTTTTGGAATAAAGACCATCAAAAAGTTGGTAAAAAAAGAGGTGTGATCCGGCAAAGGGAATATGTAGCTACTTTAAAATCCCGCAAAGAATTTAGAGATAGAGTATCCCAGTTATATAATCAAGTAGCAGGACAGAAACCTACAAAAACCGTATTGATTGGTGATGGCGCACATTGGATTTGGTCGATGGCATCAGAACAATTTCCAGGCGCAGTGGAAATTCTCGACTTTTTTCATCTCTCAGAATATGTGTGGGCAGTAGCGAAAGCAGCGTATCCAAATAAAGAAGATTCTCAAAAGGATTGGGTGAAAACTCAACAACAACTCTTGAAAAAATCTGAATGGACTACAGTAATTGAAAATTGTCATCAATTCCCCAAAAAGAAGAAAGATTTAAAGAGAGCAATTACCGATTTAGAGCGTTATTTAACTAATAATCAAAGTCGGATTGATTATCACTCTTATTTAAAAGCTGGTTTAATGATTGGTTCAGGAGTTGTTGAAAGTTCCAATCGGCGTGTGGTTACTCAAAGATTAAAACAGGCTGGTATGCACTGGTCTTTTTTTGGAGCAGAAGGAGTTATGGCTCTTAGAGCAGCATATTTAAGTAATTCAACTCGATGGTCAAATTTTTGGTCATCCTTATCTTACAATCAAAGTAGTTAG
- a CDS encoding DUF3616 domain-containing protein: MKKLTIEIIEESQYRGICDSSAGVALANKDQFVVANDEDNLLRAYQYANNSSGKTIVDLGQLLTTPTKLEMDIEGSATIDNVVYWITSHARNSQGKLRPTRHNFLAVKFTVTGEEVNVLRVGHSYRNLLGDMLIKNRQIKRYLESAELLAPEAEGGLNIEGLCSTPNKELYIGFRNPIPDQKSLLIPLKNPADLVNKAGVSADFGEPILLDLGGRGIRSIEYCEAHKIYLIIAGAFDDVSNFALYQWSGNVEENPELIDFTFPEDFRPESLFFYPDREDELQIMSDDGGAKRDGVTQCKDLENDSDKFFRSIRVKIVKSPLYSNGEILVAKETDGAEKQIS, encoded by the coding sequence ATGAAAAAACTAACAATTGAAATCATAGAAGAATCACAATATCGTGGCATTTGTGATTCCTCAGCCGGAGTTGCTCTTGCAAACAAGGATCAATTTGTCGTTGCTAATGATGAAGACAACCTCTTGCGAGCCTATCAGTATGCTAACAATAGCAGTGGAAAGACTATAGTCGATCTCGGACAATTGCTTACAACACCTACCAAACTAGAAATGGATATCGAAGGTTCAGCGACTATCGATAATGTCGTCTACTGGATTACTTCTCATGCCCGAAATAGTCAGGGTAAATTAAGACCTACACGGCATAACTTTTTAGCCGTTAAATTTACCGTGACTGGTGAAGAAGTTAATGTCTTGCGAGTTGGACATTCTTACAGAAATCTACTCGGTGATATGCTCATAAAAAATAGACAGATCAAGAGATATCTTGAATCAGCAGAACTCCTGGCTCCAGAAGCAGAAGGTGGATTAAATATTGAGGGACTTTGTTCGACTCCCAATAAAGAGTTATATATTGGTTTTCGCAACCCAATTCCAGACCAAAAATCCTTATTAATTCCCTTAAAAAACCCGGCTGATTTGGTAAATAAAGCAGGAGTATCTGCTGATTTTGGTGAGCCTATTCTTTTGGATTTAGGAGGACGGGGTATTCGCAGCATCGAATATTGTGAAGCACATAAGATTTATTTAATTATTGCCGGAGCTTTCGATGATGTTTCTAATTTTGCCTTATACCAATGGTCAGGTAATGTAGAGGAAAATCCGGAATTAATTGACTTCACTTTTCCTGAAGATTTTCGTCCAGAGTCTCTTTTCTTTTATCCTGATCGAGAAGACGAATTGCAGATCATGAGTGATGATGGAGGGGCAAAACGAGATGGAGTCACTCAATGCAAAGATTTAGAAAATGATAGTGACAAGTTTTTCCGCAGTATCCGAGTCAAGATCGTAAAATCGCCTTTGTATAGCAATGGAGAAATTTTGGTTGCTAAGGAAACCGATGGTGCTGAAAAGCAGATATCATAG
- a CDS encoding GNAT family N-acetyltransferase, with protein sequence MSNEVKYQTTLENVDWQHMKSTLAADCFDNGRTPRQLRESFKNSYATVIAYADERIIGTARVLSDGICNAYIVDVWTLTKYRRRGIATTMIKMLLAKLEGQHVYLFTDDAIEFYEQLGFKPQPIGLALVVGQWLRGNA encoded by the coding sequence TTGAGTAATGAAGTCAAATACCAAACCACTTTGGAAAATGTCGATTGGCAACACATGAAATCGACATTAGCTGCCGATTGCTTCGATAATGGACGAACCCCAAGACAACTTCGAGAATCCTTTAAAAATAGCTATGCCACTGTCATTGCCTATGCTGACGAGCGCATCATCGGTACTGCCCGAGTACTCTCTGATGGTATTTGCAACGCTTACATTGTCGATGTCTGGACTCTAACAAAATACCGTAGACGTGGAATCGCGACCACCATGATCAAGATGCTTTTAGCAAAGCTTGAAGGACAGCATGTTTACTTGTTCACGGATGATGCGATCGAATTTTACGAACAACTCGGCTTTAAACCTCAACCAATTGGGCTTGCCCTGGTGGTAGGGCAATGGTTACGAGGAAATGCCTAA